The Arachis ipaensis cultivar K30076 chromosome B10, Araip1.1, whole genome shotgun sequence DNA window TCATGCACGTAAACAACACAAAAGTAGCTTAAATTTCTGTACATGAAAGAAACTCATCAccagttaaaaattaaaaatcaattaaacatGATATTAAATTACTCTTCCACTTTAATCCATGACAACAACAAAGAAATCTCGTGGCCCACAAATTCAacccaacagaatacataaattcagttataattttagtctttattaatttatcttatcttatctttagttgttcttatcttatctttatttctttttatctttcttaggCCAGGCCAAtgctctctatatatatatatttaattttactttcataatacaattcaattcaatcaatcaagaaATACAAAGTATAacattcttcctctcttcttttcttattctttcacaattttatcacatGAGTAATAATTTCAATAATGCAGTAAAGCATTTTTATATACATGATTTCTCTTTAGAAGTAAATAATAAAGTAACATAGtctttaaaacaaaaaagaataTCCAACACATTTTGATCAAGAAgctttattttcttaattaaaaagtcttgaattaaaatttatataattactaaaaaaatactactaaaatatatatataaaaatacgactttaattttaataacatttataTAATTACTATAACCATTCTAAGTATAGTAGTGTCGTCTACACACTTGAATTCAGAGATTAAACTAAGTAGTGTTACCTATTATTTGTCTACACATACTTTAATGTTTTTGACAAATTAAAGTTTTTAAGAGTGAGAATGACGCGACAAACCCTCATAGTGGTGTCTTTGTGGGTCAATGATTCAATTTAGTTTGTTTGAAAACTGAAAAAGTGACAAACAAGAGACAAGaaaaagctaataaaaaaaattgtaaccctttaatttttaaaagaaaattggaGATAGTAGTTAACAAAAGATTAGATGTTGCAACATTTATATATATGGTATAGGAAATATTTTAAGTGCACCGAAAAGTACCGGTGCACCAGTtgttttaactattaatttcaattaatatatattatatatattttttataattcagatcaacagtTAAAACAACTGGAGCACCTATATTTTCGGTACATTTAAAATGTTTTCTATAGTATATGAAGTATCTCACAAAGACCGGAACCTAATAATAAACTAAGGAGACAGCTTCAAACGTGTTAGTAAATGTACACCAAAAAGATTGAATCGAGTTTAATGTGATTGTGATGTTAAACAgacatatatgtatgtatgtatgtattaatAATTTGTGATTGATTTTCATTAATTTAATTTGACTCTTGGTAGAGAAAGCATATATATGAATAACAAAGCACATTGATAGTAGAAATAAAATGAAGAGGTGGGTGTGGTAGGTCAAAGGTTGGTCACATAATGTCACTATCCAATATTTGTAGATCAAGCAGCCTCCTCATTACACAAGTGGGGATCCATCCATGTTACACTTTGCTTTATAATGAAATTCATTTTTATGTAAATGTCACAcctaattaattaattcaaaGATATGAGACTAATGAATATTAGTTTCAGCATGCATTTCTCTTTCTTTCATTCTTATGTTgtcttatttcttttttattattgagCCAAATTACGTAATGTATTAATGCCTAAACCTGACACAAAATGTCAAGTGGTtcgtttaattttaattatttacttataattttttttgtctacGATATTTTTTAATTGGTGAATTTAAGCTCTATTTATAAAGAGTAATGCTAtctgtacactaaaattagccacccAAGTCAGccacagtataaaatatatgttagaatataaatacatattgaaaataaattaaatcacgtATATATTTATAgacattggtggctgattttggtgtacaaatagcatctttgatttaaaaatttgttatcgACAAATGAGTTCCTGCATGTTTAATGTAGGATTCAAACTCCCGACATTTGTTTAAACAGAAAAGTGAGTTAACAATTCGACCAATCcaaattgattttattgttttataatttaaaaatcactCTTGGTCTCTGATCTTGAGTGTGAACTTATGTATTATTAATATAGGATAAGTGGATTATTCTGAAGACAATAATTAGTTTCCATGGCCaactaggatttttttttttactaaaaataaaagattcaaacccacaacttcttaattgagtatggaaaaaTTATACCATTTGAACTATAATTCATTCGCAGCCAGCTAGGATTATTGCCGCTAAGTATTTCAAATTGCATATTCATATATATTTGAATTCATGCATATTCCAACTACACTCTTTAAGTATATGATTTATATATGACTCTTATATTCGCCTAATTAGTATTGTCAAAAAACTGAATAATAATTGCGATACCAATAgttgtttttttatttcttttcttttttttaatataatattatgGTGATAACTTCCTTTTGTAGAAATAATGTACCAATTTAGTTACAGAAACTTTATTGAAACATTTATTCCCCAGAGAAGGGACCATGCACATATATAGCCAAGTGTTGAATTCTATGGACATGTAAATCATTATAGATTTGTAGTTAGTTGCCCTGAATAAATTGATAAGATTTtgacttcaaagttcaaaattTTACggataaaaataaattgaattaaGTTTTCTTGTGATAAATTATCAATTTGAAGTTAGTTGGAGTTGTGATTCTAGAATAAGTGACGTCATTTATTAGAATATTATGCATATTATCTAAATTTCTCACAATTAATTTACTTTTATATAATAGCTTCATATAGTTTTCAAGTTTAATATAatgtaataaatttataatattattcagTTAGACATTTAATTTTTATTCACATATGATGATTTGTGATTCATAAAATAAAAGTCTGTATTGCTTTCAAGAAATGCATTTTcccaataatttttattttatttaatatattcaaTCATCATTCACTGACCAATGCATGATCGACCACGAGATGtactttatttaaaaataataataaaaaatctcACATAGAAAACCTTAGTGAATTAAAAAATTCAATCGAAGCCAAATTGTTTGGATTAAGACAAAGATGTTATGTGAAACCAAATCATATATATGGCCAATGTTAGTTCACACTTCATACGGCGTTGACTCCATTAACACACGGAAATCAAAGTTTCACACCTTtttatcaataaaaatattttttatatactaaaattaactactaaaatcaaccactaatatatttatataaaaatatatatataatttaatttatttttaatatatatttatatttNNNNNNNNNNNNNNNNNNNNNNNNNNNNNNNNNNNNNNNNNNNNNNNNNNNNNNNNNNNNNNNNNNNNNNNNNNNNNNNNNNNNNNNNNNNNNNNNNNNNNNNNNNNNNNNNNNNNNNNNNNNNNNNNNNNNNNNNNNNNNNNNNNNNNNNNNNNNNNNNNNNNNNNNNNNNNNNNNNNNNNNNNNNNNNNNNNNNNNNNNNNNNNNNNNNNNNNNNNNNNNNNNNNNNNNNNNNNNNNNNNNNNNNNNNNNNNNNNNNNNNNNNNNNNNNNNNNNNNNNNNNNNNNNNNNNNNNNNNNNNNNNNNNNNNNNNNNNNNNNNNNNNNNNNNNNNNNNNNNNNNNNNNNNNNNNNNNNNNNNNNNNNNNNNNNNNNNNNNNNNNNNNNNNNNNNNNNNNNNNNNNNNNNNNNNNNNNNNNNNNNNNNNNNNNNNNNNNNNNNNNNNNNNNNNNNNNNNNNNNNNNNNNNNNNNNNNNNNNNNNNNNNNNNNNNNNNNNNNNNNNNNNNNNNNNNNNNNNNNNNNNNNNNNNNNNNNNNNNNNNNNNNNNNNNNNNNNNNNNNNNNNNNNNNNNNNNNNNNNNNNNNNNNNNNNNNNNNNNNNNNNNNNNNNNNNNNNNNNNNNNNNNNNNNNNNNNNNNNNNNNNNNNNNNNNNNNNNNNNNNNNNNNNNNNNNNNNNNNNNNNNNNNNNNNNNNNNNNNNNNNNNNNNNNNNNNNNNNNNNNNNNNNNNNNNNNNNNNNNNNNNNNNNNNNNNNNNNNNNNNNNNNNNNNNNNNNNNNNNNNNNNNNNNNNNNNNNNNNNNNNNNNNNNNNNNNNNNNNNNNNNNNNNNNNNNNNNNNNNNNNNNNNNNNNNNNNNNNNNNNNNNNNNNNNNNNNNNNNNNNNNNNNNNNNNNNNNNNNNNNNNNNNNNNNNNNNNNNNNNNNNNNNNNNNNNNNNNNNNNNNNNNNNNNNNNNNNNNNNNNNNNNNNNNNNNNNNNNNNNNNNNNNNNNNNNNNNNNNNNNNNNNNNNNNNNNNNNNNNNNNNNNNNNNNNNNNNNNNNNNNNNNNNNNNNNNNNNNNNNNNNNNNNNNNNNNNNNNNNNNNNNNNNNNNNNNNNNNNNNNNNNNNNNNNNNNNNNNNNNNNNNNNNNNNNNNNNNNNNNNNNNNNNNNNNNNNNNNNNNNNNNNNNNNNNNNNNNNNNNNNNNNNNNNNNNNNNNNNNNNNNNNNNNNNNNNNNNNNNNNNNNNNNNNNNNNNNNNNNNNNNNNNNNNNNNNNNNNNNNNNNNNNNNNNNNNNNNNNNNNNNNNNNNNNNNNNNNNNNNNNNNNNNNNNNNNNNNNNNNNNNNNNNNNNNNNNNNNNNNNNNNNNNNNNNNNNNNNNNNNNNNNNNNNNNNNNNNNNNNNNNNNNNNNNNNNNNNNNNNNNNNNNNNNNNNNNNNNNNNNNNNNNNNNNNNNNNNNNNNNNNNNNNNNNNNNNNNNNNNNNNNNNNNNNNNNNNNNNNNNNNNNNNNNNNNNNNNNNNNNNNNNNNNNNNNNNNNNNNNNNNNNNNNNNNNNNNNNNNNNNNNNNNNNNNNNNNNNNNNNNNNNNNNNNNNNNNNNNNNNNNNNNNNNNNNNNNNNNNNNNNNNNNNNNNNNNNNNNNNNNNNNNNNNNNNNNNNNNNNNNNNNNNNNNNNNNNNNNNNNNNNNNNNNNNNNNNNNNNNNNNNNNNNNNNNNNNNNNNNNNNNNNNNNNNNNNNNNNNNNNNNNNNNNNNNNNNNNNNNNNNNNNNNNNNNNNNNNNNNNNNNNNNNNNNNNNNNNNNNNNNNNNNNNNNNNNNNNNNNNNNNNNNNNNNNNNNNNNNNNNNNNNNNNNNNNNNNNNNNNNNNNNNNNNNNNNNNNNNNNNNNNNNNNNNNACTCCTCAACAAAAATATTCCACTATGAAAGATCCAAAATTGTATTAGTACTTCTTCCAATATattcttcctttcttttattatttttttatattattaatcgGCTAATAATGCAACTGAAAATGATTAATTGTATTGAGGGAATTATATGTTGCAGCCTACAACTAGAGGGGTACGGTGGTCAAAAGTCAAAACATTGACCAAGGAGAATGAAATTCCAAGTTGGCCTCCACGAGAACTTGGATCAACctttaaaactttttaatttttattttcttgatataaattttatttttatatagatgAAAGTATgtgttttcttttaatattttaagttttgagaaaaatcatttatGAGTTATGACATGatgattaaaatttttaaaatgatctAAAATTCATCTTTAAAATTAAAGTGAAATGTCAATGTTTTATTCACATTTAAAGTGTGTATATATAATGgcatattattaaaataaaattatttatgctTAAATTTTGGTGTATCAAGTTGTGAATACATTGGTGTACTAAGTTGAGTCATATATGGCAACAAGAAGTTGCACAAAGGTGCCTGGTGTGTGTTGAATTTTATGTTCAAGTTTAACACACGAACATCATCATTATCACCGTTATCTTTTGTCTCCTAAAACCTATCTTGGCACTCTAaagttttttataataataataaaaccgGAAAACTTTTAGAAATCAATATGCACTATTAGTATGAAAGATCATCTATATGTATAAACGTAATTAAATGAGCATGTAAATTTTTTTCGGtaatatcaaaattaaacccATAACTTTTATTATCTTAGGGTGAGTTTAAAAGTCGAAAATTGCAAGTATACTTAAATGTAAAATTGTGTCTGAAATTAAAGATAAGCATATAGGATAGGCTGTCTTAAGTTaagatgtaattttttttatttattttcacttttttcaTTTCAAGATGTagacataaaataaaagaaatgcaaTATATTTTTGTCCTAATTATCAAACACTGccttacaaaataaaaaatattaatattatgaGTAATTAGGATGAACATTGATTCCTCAAGAGTTGAGATACATTATGAGAATCCAATTTTAGTTAATGTTACAGAAACATTAGGATCAATCAAGCAATAAAATTAGAATTCTACTAGGGTTCTTATTTTCTAATCCTCTTAAAAAGGGCTTCTACTGATCCCATCGGCAGTCGAAGCCTGTATAAGCTTTTTTTAAATTAGGCCCAAGTGAGTTCAACCCAACAACAATGCCCCCTTTTTGTTAGTCCATTTATAATTAGCTAAACAATAACAAAAATCAGCATTAGAACTTCAGAAGTTTTGTATTTGTTTGGGGCCACAAAAaccatttccttttcttttttcttatttcttgatTTTGGGGGACTACCGGCCGCAACCGATAAGGATGAACAAAATACCAAAATAGATTTATCCAAACACGTAGTAGATAACTTTCAAGAGAAAGTAACCTTATCCAAAGTTAGAATGCAAGACACCTTCCCCTTTTTGCTATAGTAGTGCCTTAATAGATTTATGTACTTCACTGTAAACTATTATTTCATATAGGTATAAATGGCAACGCAGAATACGCCATAACAACACGCTTCTAAGAAGGTAATAGATTTTCCGGAATTTAGAAAAACAATATCaagcataaaaattttaagagggTTTCTGTCACATCCATAAACAGCTTTAGTAAGACTAGTGACTAGTCTGAGCAACCTCAATAAATCCAAGTGTAGAACAAGACCATACAAAAATATCTTTGCTAGTAACATAAAAACGCTAGTTCTTTGGACCAATATCCTTCAGGGCACAGATCTGCTCCTCTCCCATGGCAGACATCACTGACACAACAAGGTCCTTACCTTCAGCAAATCCATCCTTTATCTGCATACACCACCAACAAATGTTATATACCCAGTtaaaatactgaaaaacaaatcAAGAATAAACAGTAAATTACATTCTCCTCCCATGAAATTAGGTGATATTACATTCAACCTATCCTCTTTGCTGAATGTCATATACCTTAAATCCTAGGAAAAGTTAATGCATTCCTGAACCAAATCTCATGGAAAACAAGGTATAACTTCTGGCAGAATGTGAATCCAACAGAAAAGGCAATAAACAAACCTGAGTAAGCAGACTATCATCAGTGGGGAGTCTCAGGTCATCCTTAGTGTTGCCGTTTTCAGTAAGCAGGCTCACCTGTAACATCATTGGAGCAAAGCATTCAGACAAAAGGAGCAAGATTATTAGAATAGGAATTAAAACAAGTGAAGTAAACATAAGTAGCAACTCACGAATCCATCCTCAGAAATATCAATCAACTGGTAGTCAGTACGATTCACATGGGGAACCTGCAGCACAAAAAGATAGCATAGATTTCATTCCAGCATGAGTTCTTCCAAGTTTTAGTTTTATCAGTGAAATTCAAGAATTGAATGCACATGAAACATAATTACTAGATTCATACATCACAGTTGTGGGAGGAGGGCACGATATCTTCGAGCTTCTTGGCAGTGAAAATATCAATTCCAACAAAGTGGCACTTAGCGTGACCGTGCTTACCGGTCTTGGAGGTTGAAACTTCAACAACCtgttatgaaaaagaaaacaattgTAAGCATCAATCAGTGACTTGTGATGGAGACTACACCAAATTCTTCCAATCAACAATAGCTCCTAAATTGTAAAATCAAAACACGAATCCCTAGCTACTTAAACAGGTTCAACAAATTCAAACTCAGCATCGAACACCACATACACATAAAAGTCAGTGTTCGAGAACTTTCATCAAACAGCTTATACTCAGGGGCTGTTAAGCCCCCTtcctttaccaaaaaaaaaaaaaaaaaaaaaatcaaggttTAAAAAACCGATTAATTCACCAGAATAAGTATTCACCAAACATGTTCCAAATATATATACCTAATTCTAAATCAACAACtcgaaaaacgaagaaaataCAACAGATCTCAATTAGTGAAACCATGAATAATTTAGAAAATGAGTAATATAAGAATCAAACACGGAAGGAACAAACAGCATGTGAATCATTTGATGAAAAGCAAAATCGAAGGAATAATTCGATGAGAAGCAGGTAGATTTTAAGAATTTATGAGTTGAATGAAGAAAAAGAGAGGGACCTTGCAGGGGCGGCCCTTGATGACGATGTAACCGTTCTTGCGGATGGTACCGGCTTGCTGTGGATAGGTCTTGGAAGCTCCGGCGTCGGCCTTGGACTCGAAGTGGTGCTCCTCGTCCGACATGGTGATGACTCGCTCCGATTTGACTCACTCACCGATTCGACTCGGGTAACAGAAAGGTGAGTGTGTGTAATGAGTGTGAGTGTGGCGGAGTAGGCGAAGACGATAGCGATTTATTTATATCTCACGTCTCCCACGCGCTCTTTCTCGCTCATTCCAGTTGCGTGtgtcttttcttctctctctctctgtgctTTTCTTAACCTACTacggaaacatttcaagtgcaccggGGAGTACCGGTgcaccagttgttttaaccgttgattttaattaatatatattatatatattttttataattcagatcaacggttaaaataactgaaGCACCGATACTTCCGGTGCACCTGAAATGTTTCTAGGGTTCGTTTagtatttttcttcaatttttttataatttttttcaatttaattgaCATATACTATGCcctatctttttcatttttcgtCAAACTCCACCTTATTCTAATTGAACATGATAACATAACAGAAGGTTAAGTCAAATATTAGTTTTATAAAATTACAAACAAGCATTACTTTTATTAATTATATgatatttgtatactaaaattagtcactaatatatttgtatataaatatatatgtaatttaattaaaaataaatatatatttgatATATATGACTAAAAAAAGttataactaaaatattttttgaaaaaatgaaaataatgtaCATTTCAAACGATATAGAAAAGATAACTATAAAATTGCGagcttaattaaaaatttgattagttttagaaaacaaaatttataataatagaTAGTTTTAGGTAATTAACTTCTAACTTGTTATACTTTTTAAATTTCTCAGATTATTATACTTTTGGAGGAGattaatttttattctttatacaagactaaaaaggttttaaatttttttttttttgaaatcaaaatagCTCAACACAGTAGAGTGGAACAACATATAGCAGAAAAGGAAACAAAATGATCAACCTCTATCATCTCTGACATTACCATCAACAACCAAGATGATTAATACATGTCCACTCCTTGTAGCTCAAAAACGTCCTTCCTTGAATGTTCTCAACACTTGCTTTCCTATTGTTAAAAATTCTGACATTCTGTTCCAACCAGATAttccaaatcactgcaaagaacTCAGTCAGCAATATCTTCTGTTCCTCTCTACTCTTGTGAAAACCAGTCCAACTCTCGAACTGCCCCCTCATGGTTCCTGGAATGGTCCACAGACCACAGTTTACCTAAATATCTCAACCAagcgcaccacacctgccacATAAAGTCACACAAAAGAAATAAATGGTGGACAGATTCCATCTCATTTTCACACAAGACACAATGATTGTCATGCTGACGAATAACACCTAGCCTGCTCAACTGCTTTTTAGTATTCACCCTGCCAATTAGAACAAACCACCCAAAGAGCTCAATCTTGGGGGGTACCAATCCTCCCCAGATTGAACTAGTAAAGCTGTAGCTTGTAATTTCTTCCGAAAGAGTCTCCGATTGCAGGACCTGCACAAAAGATTTAGTAGAAAAAATACCATTATTATCAAACTTCCAGACAATATTATCCTCTCTACTAGCTGATAGTTTCACCAACCTTAACCTCTCATGAAGTTGATGAACCAATTCCAACTCCCACTGGAACAACTCTCTCCTCCATTGAAAATTCCagatccactctaacccatcccagaacccacagtcccctatcacagatccttgttggtttgaaaaagagaagagccTTGGAAAAGTTACTTTTAGAGGGCCACCTTGCACCCAATTGTCTACCCAAAACAGAGTTCGGCTGCCATTCCCTACTTCCATCGCCAGGCCATGAAGAAGTTTTTCTTTCACCTATTGGTCTGTTATATTCAACTGACAGATGTCTTTCCACGGGCCTCCCTTCACTGGTAAGGTCTGACTAGCTAGCATAATGTTTGGGTTCAGATTATTACAGGAGCAGACCACCTTCTTCCACAACGGGCAATCCTCCTTTAaaaacctccaccaccacttaaacaacagTGCTGTGTTTCGAAGCACTGCATCTTCGACCCCCAAGCCTCCAGCCTTCTTTGGAGCCTGAACCACTTCCCACTTTACTAGAGGCATCTCATAGCTACCATCCTCCCTACACCACATAAATCTCCTTTGGAGTGCAATCAACTTGTCAGTGACTGCTTTTGGCATCTTGTATAGGCTAAGGTAATAGATCGGTAAGCTATTCAACACCGATTTGATGAGAACTAGCTTGCCTGCTTTGTTTAGAACCTTCGCTTTCCATAAGCTGAGCTTCTTTTCTGCCTTATCTATGATTGGCTTCCAAGTCTTCACTAGTCTCGGATTAGCTCCTAGCGAAATTCCAAGGTATTGAATTGGTAGACCAGCTTGCTTACACCCCAGAAGGCCATACACCTGCTCCACCCATTCCTGATCACAGTTAACCGGGATCAAATTCGACTTATCAAAATTGATGCTCAACCCAGACATCAACTCAAAACAACGCAACATCCTCTTATAGTTCACAATTGTTCCTGTCTCCGTAGGGCAAAACAAGATTGTATCATCCGCAAATTGGAGATGCAACAACTCAACATGATCTCTCCCTACCAGTAGCAGAGTAATTTGTCCATTCCTCACGGCCTCCCCCAACATCCTATGCAACATATTGACCATAAGCACAAACAGAAGAGGAGAGAGTAGATCACCTTATCTTAGTCCTCTCTCCATTTTGAACGGCCTGGTTGGAGATCCATTAACCAGCACAGACATAGATGCCGTACTCATATCTTCTGAAGCACTATATCCACAAAGCTCCACCTGGCTATATCATAAGCTTTCTGAAAGTCAAGCTTAATGATTGTCGCCTTCTTTCGACGCGTCTTAAGCCATTGAACCGTCTCATAAGCAATGAGGGCACCATAATGTATTTTCCTATCCTGAACAAACGCACTTTGTGTCTCTCCTACCAAATCCGGCATGACTGTTTTCATTCTTCGCACCAAAACTTTGGATATCACCTTATACACACAATCCACCATACTAATCGGCCGAAAATTCTTAATCACTTTAGTACCCACGAGTTTCGGAACTAGCATCACCCATGTGACATTGGTGATCTTATAAAGTTTTTAAAATAATTGTTAGTTGATCTTatacaaaaattataatattttttccgATTGTCTCGGACGAAGGGGTGCCTATAATTTCCCTATAATGTATAATAGTATGTGATTAACTATTTTATCTTAATCacattttctttttggttttttattctttttggtGTGTTCGTGCTTATCTCTGAAGAATCTTGATGTGGGCCCAAGATGTTTGTGGACTGTTAATTTTGTTGGGATTGCACCTTTTGATCTCTCATTTCGTGAAAAAATGGAAAAAGGAAAACAGCGTCGGTTTGACGCGAATAGGCAATCATGGGCTTAGACTTTTGATCCAAAATATAAAAGAATAAACTATTAAACAACCGAATATTGTCTTGTgaatgtaataattttttttttaaaaaaaaaataggttatatttcattaattattaaaaaataaaatataaagatatCTAAAAGTAGGGCAGCATAATAAAAGgtaagaattttttaaaaatactacACTAAAGGTATTTATCCAACAGTGCGTGGTCGTAAACgaaaaaaaatcttaaagaagaaagaataataaaTCAGATTGATTGAAACTAATAGTTTGTCTCACGAAGAAGACGACCTAAACTGAGAGTTCTTTGGATTTCCCAAAGtaacttgacagagcttgctagaatggcagacggcatTGAAGTAGAACTTTCAAAAATCAACTTGTTGCGAGCTTTCTAGCAGTTTCAACAAATGATGACAATCAATTGAGAATTACGATTAGCATTCTTCAGCGAGTTAAGcatctctgttgatgcagtccaccatgtccaaaagtcgttagaACTCTGAGGGGAaagacagtcacgaagataactctaagaccatacatctttaattctagagcaatcgatcaaacaatgagtgactgtttttgttgcttcatgacagcaggggcatattggtgatatagatggaATGCGGTGATGAATCTAAGCAAGCACCGGAAGCTGGCCatcgagagctttccagataaatagcttaactttatgaggcaagttcaactttcatagatcaatccacgactttttctgctgcatataattagggcaaaaTTCTAGAGACAGATggtaaaataaataatcaattcTGTAACATGAAGCTGTATCATATTGTGAATGCAATAACTTATTAGTCCATCATAAATTCTTAAATGAAATTTAATATCACGGCGAAATAGTCATTGACTTATCAAATaaaaaaagcaagaaaagaaatttGAACATCGTAAATATGTAATAATTANNNNNNNNNNNNNNNNNNNNNNNNNNNNgatatattaatttttaaaaaacacatgttaaatttataaattaaaaataaaattattaaaaaaaattttattaaaaatataaaaaatttaaattttttataataataaatttgtcatacatttttaaaatacatattaactAAATCCATATAAAAAGGGCAGAAGTATTTTAATTATAAGCATAAATTGGTGTAATTCACCAATGTGTTTTTCCCTTAATGTATCAGCCTCTTGGTTGACGCAGGTATTTACTGTGCAAAAAATAAGCTTATTAAGGTATTTGTGGTTACGGATAAGAACAAAATCCTTTTctatattaaaattgaaaaaatattgtGTGTCTTTTTGACCGATGACACCGAGGCCATGCGAAATTGCAATTGGATTTTTTACTTCAAATGATTCTGATTTCATCGTGCAAAGCAAAGTTCTTGCCCTTGAATTTACCGAATTGCACATACCATAAATAAAACTTTGCTACC harbors:
- the LOC107623098 gene encoding eukaryotic translation initiation factor 5A-2, with protein sequence MSDEEHHFESKADAGASKTYPQQAGTIRKNGYIVIKGRPCKVVEVSTSKTGKHGHAKCHFVGIDIFTAKKLEDIVPSSHNCDVPHVNRTDYQLIDISEDGFVSLLTENGNTKDDLRLPTDDSLLTQIKDGFAEGKDLVVSVMSAMGEEQICALKDIGPKN
- the LOC107619884 gene encoding uncharacterized protein LOC107619884, with product MLHRMLGEAVRNGQITLLLVGRDHVELLHLQFADDTILFCPTETGTIVNYKRMLRCFELMSGLSINFDKSNLIPVNCDQEWVEQVYGLLGCKQAGLPIQYLGISLGANPRLVKTWKPIIDKAEKKLSLWKAKVLNKAGKLVLIKSVLNSLPIYYLSLYKMPKAVTDKLIALQRRFMWCREDGSYEMPLVKWEVVQAPKKAGGLGVEDAVLRNTALLFKWWWRFLKEDCPLWKKVVCSCNNLNPNIMLASQTLPVKGGPWKDICQLNITDQ